A portion of the Citrobacter rodentium NBRC 105723 = DSM 16636 genome contains these proteins:
- the ydjG gene encoding NADH-dependent methylglyoxal reductase, translating to MKMIPLGNTGISLSRMGLGTWAIGGGPAWNGDLDLRICIDTIIEAHRCGINLIDTAPGYNFGNSEVIVGQALKKLPRSEIVVETKCGIVWQREGSLFNKVGDRQLYKNLSPDSIREEVEASLQRLGIDCIDIYMTHWQSVPPFFTPVAETVGVLNELKAEGKIRSIGAANVDAAHIHEYLKHGALDIVQAKYSILDRSLESELLPLCLENNIVVQVYSPLEQGLLTGTITRDYVPEGARANKVWFQRQNMLRVLDMLEQWRPLCRKYQCAIPTLALAWILKQSNLISILSGATAPEQVRQNVEALAIELSDADSLLMREMAEALCQ from the coding sequence ATGAAAATGATACCTTTAGGCAATACCGGAATTTCGCTGTCACGGATGGGATTAGGCACCTGGGCTATCGGTGGCGGTCCGGCCTGGAATGGCGATCTCGATCTCCGGATCTGTATCGATACCATTATTGAAGCGCATCGTTGCGGCATTAATCTGATTGATACCGCTCCGGGATATAACTTCGGCAACAGCGAAGTGATTGTTGGGCAGGCGCTGAAAAAGCTACCTCGCAGCGAGATCGTCGTTGAGACCAAATGTGGGATTGTCTGGCAACGCGAAGGAAGCCTGTTTAATAAAGTGGGCGATCGCCAGTTATATAAAAATCTTTCCCCGGACTCGATACGTGAAGAAGTGGAGGCCAGTCTGCAACGTTTGGGTATTGATTGTATCGATATTTATATGACGCACTGGCAATCGGTACCCCCGTTTTTTACGCCTGTTGCGGAAACGGTTGGTGTACTCAATGAATTAAAAGCGGAGGGGAAAATTCGTTCTATCGGCGCAGCGAATGTCGATGCCGCGCATATTCATGAATACCTTAAACACGGCGCGCTGGATATTGTGCAGGCAAAGTACAGCATACTGGATCGGTCGCTGGAGAGCGAATTGCTGCCGCTTTGTCTGGAAAACAACATTGTCGTACAGGTTTATTCGCCGCTGGAGCAGGGGCTACTGACCGGTACGATAACCCGGGACTACGTTCCGGAGGGAGCACGGGCAAACAAGGTTTGGTTCCAGCGCCAGAATATGTTGCGTGTCCTTGATATGCTGGAACAATGGCGTCCGCTGTGCCGTAAGTATCAATGCGCGATTCCCACCCTGGCGCTGGCGTGGATATTAAAACAGAGTAATTTAATTTCCATCCTTAGCGGCGCTACCGCGCCGGAACAGGTGCGCCAGAACGTTGAAGCGCTGGCTATTGAATTATCGGATGCTGATTCATTGTTGATGAGGGAAATGGCGGAAGCACTCTGTCAATAA
- a CDS encoding carbohydrate kinase family protein, with protein MDEIEVLCIGAAIVDIPLQPVSKNIFDVDSYPLERIAMTTGGDALNEATIISRLGHRTALMSRVGDDAAGHFIIGHCRKENIDIQSLKQDPQIDTSINVGLVTVDGERTFVTNRNGSLWKLNIDDIDFSRFSQVRLLSLASLFNSPLLDGKALTEIFSRAKAQQLIICADMINPRLNETLEDIRQALSFVDYLFPNIDEAKKLTGKEALDDIADTFLQCGGKTVVIKTGKHGCFIKRADTRLQIPAVSGIDAIDTIGAGDNFAAGFISALLEGKTLRECALFANATAAISVLSVGATSGVKNRILVEQLLDEYEG; from the coding sequence ATGGATGAGATAGAAGTGCTGTGCATTGGCGCGGCAATAGTCGACATACCTTTGCAACCGGTCAGTAAAAATATCTTTGATGTGGACTCTTATCCCTTAGAGAGAATTGCCATGACCACCGGGGGAGACGCCCTTAATGAAGCCACCATTATTTCCCGACTTGGGCATCGTACCGCGTTAATGAGCCGGGTGGGGGATGATGCCGCAGGACATTTTATTATCGGGCATTGCCGAAAAGAAAATATTGATATTCAGAGTCTGAAGCAGGATCCACAAATTGATACGTCGATTAACGTCGGATTAGTGACCGTAGACGGTGAACGTACTTTTGTCACCAATCGCAACGGGAGCCTGTGGAAACTGAATATTGATGATATTGATTTCAGCCGTTTTTCTCAGGTCAGGCTGCTATCGCTGGCCAGTCTTTTTAACAGCCCGTTACTGGATGGTAAAGCATTAACGGAAATTTTTTCCCGCGCAAAGGCGCAGCAGTTAATTATCTGCGCCGATATGATCAACCCCAGGCTGAATGAAACTCTGGAGGATATTCGCCAGGCGCTGAGCTTTGTCGATTATCTGTTCCCCAATATTGATGAAGCAAAAAAGCTGACCGGAAAAGAGGCGCTGGATGACATTGCTGACACTTTTTTGCAGTGCGGGGGCAAAACGGTAGTCATTAAAACAGGTAAGCACGGCTGCTTTATCAAACGTGCTGATACCCGATTGCAGATACCGGCGGTATCAGGGATCGACGCCATTGATACCATTGGCGCGGGCGATAATTTTGCCGCCGGTTTTATCTCTGCGCTCCTTGAAGGAAAAACGCTGCGCGAATGTGCGCTATTTGCTAATGCGACCGCAGCGATTTCAGTGCTGAGCGTGGGGGCGACAAGCGGCGTGAAGAACAGAATACTCGTGGAACAGCTCCTCGATGAATATGAAGGATAA
- a CDS encoding ketose-bisphosphate aldolase — translation MLADIKYWEKDAQNKRYAIAHFNVWNAEMLMGVIDAAEEAKAPVIISFGTGFVGNTSFEDFSQMMVAMAKKASVPVITHWDHGRSMEIIHNAWVHGMNSLMRDASAFDFEENIRLTKEAVDFFHPLGIAIEAELGHVGNETVYEEALAGYHYTDPDQAAEFVERTGCDSLAVAIGNQHGVYTSEPKLNFDVVERVRRAVSVPLVLHGASGISDADIKKAISLGIAKINIHTELCQAAMTAVKENQHQPFLHLQREVRKAVKARALEKINLFGSDGKAE, via the coding sequence ATGCTGGCAGATATTAAATATTGGGAAAAAGATGCGCAAAATAAACGTTATGCAATAGCGCACTTTAACGTGTGGAATGCTGAAATGTTGATGGGGGTAATTGACGCGGCGGAAGAGGCAAAAGCGCCGGTTATTATCTCTTTCGGCACCGGATTTGTTGGCAATACGTCGTTTGAAGATTTTTCGCAGATGATGGTAGCAATGGCCAAAAAGGCCTCTGTACCGGTGATTACGCATTGGGATCACGGACGCAGCATGGAGATTATCCATAATGCCTGGGTACACGGGATGAATTCGTTGATGCGGGATGCGTCTGCCTTTGATTTTGAAGAGAATATTCGCCTGACGAAAGAGGCTGTGGATTTCTTTCATCCGTTGGGTATCGCAATAGAAGCTGAGCTGGGGCACGTGGGGAATGAAACGGTATATGAAGAGGCGCTGGCAGGCTATCACTATACCGATCCTGACCAGGCGGCGGAGTTTGTCGAACGCACGGGCTGTGATTCGCTGGCGGTCGCTATTGGCAATCAGCACGGCGTATATACCTCCGAACCAAAGTTGAATTTTGACGTGGTCGAGCGCGTTCGCCGGGCTGTTTCCGTGCCGCTGGTGCTACATGGCGCTTCCGGTATTAGTGATGCTGATATTAAAAAAGCCATTTCACTTGGCATTGCCAAAATTAATATCCATACAGAGCTGTGCCAGGCGGCAATGACGGCGGTGAAAGAGAACCAGCATCAACCGTTCCTGCATCTGCAACGTGAGGTGCGCAAGGCGGTAAAAGCACGGGCGCTGGAAAAAATTAATCTGTTTGGTTCAGACGGTAAAGCGGAATAA
- a CDS encoding NAD(P)-dependent alcohol dehydrogenase produces the protein MQNSKAILATPGTMKIIAADIPVPKDNEVLIKVEYVGICGSDVHGFESGPFIPPKDPRQEIGLGHECAGTVVAVGRRVSKFKPGDRVNIEPGVPCGRCRYCLEGKYNICPDVDFMATQPNYRGALTHYLCHPESFTYHLPDNMDTMEGALVEPAAVGMHAAMLAEVRPGKKIVILGAGCIGLMTLQACKCLGATDITVVDVLEKRLAKAEQLGASTVINGATEDTVGRCQQLSGEQGADIVFETAGSPLTVRQAPYLVMRGGKIMIVGTVAGDSAINFLKINREVTIQTVFRYANRYPVTIEAIASGRFDVKSMVTHIYDYDDVQRAFEESVNNKSDIIKGVIKISD, from the coding sequence ATGCAAAACTCGAAAGCGATTTTAGCAACACCGGGTACGATGAAGATCATCGCTGCTGATATTCCGGTGCCAAAAGACAATGAAGTGTTGATTAAAGTGGAGTACGTCGGTATTTGCGGTTCCGATGTGCATGGCTTTGAATCAGGTCCCTTTATCCCGCCAAAAGATCCGCGCCAGGAGATCGGTCTGGGCCACGAATGCGCCGGTACGGTTGTGGCGGTTGGCAGGCGCGTGAGTAAATTCAAACCTGGCGATCGGGTAAATATTGAACCCGGAGTTCCCTGTGGCCGCTGCCGCTATTGTCTGGAGGGGAAATACAATATCTGCCCGGATGTGGATTTTATGGCGACCCAGCCGAACTATCGCGGCGCGCTGACTCATTATTTGTGTCATCCCGAGAGCTTTACTTATCATTTGCCGGACAATATGGACACGATGGAGGGCGCGCTGGTTGAGCCTGCCGCTGTTGGAATGCACGCGGCGATGCTGGCGGAGGTCAGACCCGGAAAGAAAATTGTCATTCTTGGCGCCGGTTGCATTGGTTTGATGACGCTCCAGGCCTGTAAATGTCTTGGGGCTACGGATATTACCGTAGTTGATGTTCTGGAAAAAAGACTGGCAAAGGCCGAACAGCTTGGCGCATCAACGGTAATTAATGGTGCTACGGAGGATACTGTCGGCCGCTGTCAGCAACTATCCGGCGAGCAGGGAGCTGATATTGTGTTTGAAACCGCCGGTTCGCCTCTCACCGTCCGGCAAGCGCCGTATCTGGTGATGCGCGGCGGAAAAATCATGATAGTTGGCACCGTAGCGGGCGATAGTGCAATCAATTTCCTCAAAATTAACCGGGAAGTGACTATTCAGACCGTATTCCGCTATGCCAACCGTTATCCCGTCACGATTGAGGCCATTGCCTCGGGCCGTTTCGATGTCAAATCTATGGTAACGCATATTTATGATTATGACGATGTACAGCGAGCTTTTGAAGAGTCGGTGAATAACAAAAGCGACATTATTAAAGGTGTTATTAAAATTAGCGATTAA
- a CDS encoding MFS transporter, translating to MEQITKPHCGARLDRLPDCRWHTSMFAMVAFGLLVCWSNAVGGLILAQLKELGWTNNSTTATFSAITTAGMFLGALVGGIIGDKTGRRNAYILYEAIHIAAMVIGAFSPNMDFLIACRFVMGVGLGALLVTLFAGFTEYMPGRNRGTWSSRVSFIGNWSYPLCSLIAMALTPLISAEWNWRVQLLIPAALSLIATAFAWRWFPESPRWLESRGRYEEADKVMRAIEESVMRQTGKPLPPVVIDTNGKPPRSVPYSALLTGVLLKRVILGSCVLIAMNVVQYTLINWLPTIFMTQGINLKDSIVLNTMSMFGAPFGIFIAMLVMDKIPRKTMGVGLLMLIAVLGYIYSLQTSMLLITLIGFFLITFVYMYVCYALAVYVPEIWPTEAKLRGSGLANAVGRISGIAAPYAVAVLLNGYGVTGVFILLGAVSLIVAVAIATIGIETKGVSVESLGIDAVVNK from the coding sequence ATGGAACAGATAACAAAACCTCACTGCGGCGCCCGACTGGATCGTCTACCGGATTGTCGTTGGCATACTTCGATGTTCGCGATGGTCGCTTTTGGATTGCTGGTCTGCTGGAGTAATGCGGTCGGCGGTTTGATTCTTGCCCAGTTAAAAGAATTAGGCTGGACTAATAACTCTACCACGGCCACCTTTTCCGCAATCACCACCGCCGGAATGTTTTTGGGCGCGCTGGTGGGGGGAATTATTGGTGATAAAACCGGACGCAGAAACGCTTATATTCTCTACGAAGCCATTCATATTGCCGCCATGGTAATAGGGGCGTTTTCGCCAAATATGGACTTCCTTATCGCCTGCCGTTTTGTCATGGGCGTTGGGTTAGGCGCATTGCTGGTCACTCTGTTTGCCGGATTTACCGAATATATGCCCGGAAGAAATAGGGGAACATGGTCCAGTCGGGTTTCGTTTATCGGCAACTGGTCGTATCCGCTGTGTTCACTTATCGCAATGGCGCTTACACCGCTCATTAGCGCGGAGTGGAACTGGCGCGTGCAGTTGTTGATCCCGGCTGCGCTCTCATTAATCGCCACCGCATTCGCCTGGCGCTGGTTTCCTGAATCTCCGCGTTGGCTGGAATCACGCGGTCGTTATGAGGAAGCCGATAAGGTGATGCGGGCTATCGAAGAGAGCGTTATGCGCCAGACCGGCAAGCCGTTGCCTCCGGTGGTTATCGATACCAATGGCAAACCGCCACGTTCAGTACCGTACTCGGCATTATTGACCGGTGTATTACTCAAGCGCGTTATTTTGGGATCCTGCGTGCTGATCGCGATGAACGTAGTGCAATACACGTTAATTAACTGGTTGCCGACAATTTTTATGACCCAGGGAATTAACCTGAAAGACTCAATTGTTTTAAATACGATGAGTATGTTCGGCGCCCCGTTTGGTATTTTTATCGCCATGCTGGTGATGGATAAGATTCCCCGTAAAACGATGGGCGTCGGCTTATTAATGTTAATTGCGGTGCTGGGATATATCTACTCTCTGCAAACCAGCATGCTGCTGATAACGTTAATTGGCTTTTTCCTGATTACCTTTGTCTATATGTATGTTTGCTACGCCTTGGCGGTTTACGTACCGGAAATTTGGCCTACGGAAGCAAAATTGCGGGGATCCGGGCTGGCGAATGCTGTAGGGCGGATCAGCGGAATTGCCGCGCCCTATGCCGTTGCTGTGCTACTCAATGGCTACGGCGTAACGGGCGTTTTTATACTGCTGGGCGCCGTCTCACTAATTGTCGCTGTCGCCATTGCCACTATCGGAATAGAAACAAAAGGCGTTTCTGTCGAAAGTCTCGGGATCGACGCGGTGGTAAATAAATAA
- a CDS encoding zinc-binding dehydrogenase: MKALARFGKAFGGYRMIDVPVPVCGPDDVVIEIKAAAICGADMKHYKVDSGSDQFNSIRGHEFAGCIAQVGANVKDWKVGQRVVSDNSGHVCGVCPACEQGDFLCCTEKVNLGLDNNPWGGGFSKYCLVPGEILKIHRHALWEIPQGVDYEEAAVLDPICNAYKSIAQQSRFLPGQDVVVIGTGPLGLFSVQMARIMGAVNIVVVGLEDDVPVRFPIAKELGATAVVNGSTEDVVARCQAICGKDNLGLVIECSGANIALKQAIEMLRPNGEVVRVGMGFKPLDFSINDITAWNKSIIGHMAYDSTSWRNAIRLLASGAIKVKPMITHRIGLSRWREGFDAMLDKTAIKVIMTYDFDE; this comes from the coding sequence ATGAAAGCGTTGGCAAGATTTGGTAAGGCCTTTGGCGGTTACAGGATGATTGATGTTCCGGTGCCGGTATGCGGACCCGATGATGTGGTCATTGAAATTAAGGCCGCGGCAATCTGTGGGGCTGATATGAAGCACTACAAGGTGGATAGCGGCTCCGACCAGTTTAATTCCATTCGCGGTCATGAATTTGCGGGATGTATTGCCCAGGTTGGGGCCAACGTTAAAGACTGGAAGGTTGGACAACGCGTGGTTTCTGACAACAGTGGTCATGTTTGCGGCGTTTGTCCTGCCTGTGAACAAGGCGATTTTCTGTGTTGTACAGAAAAAGTGAATCTTGGTCTCGATAATAATCCCTGGGGAGGCGGATTTTCAAAGTACTGTCTCGTTCCGGGAGAAATATTGAAAATTCATCGCCACGCCCTGTGGGAAATACCGCAAGGGGTTGATTACGAGGAGGCAGCGGTACTGGATCCCATCTGTAACGCTTATAAATCTATCGCCCAACAATCCAGGTTCTTGCCAGGTCAGGATGTTGTCGTTATCGGGACAGGGCCGCTCGGCCTGTTCTCTGTCCAGATGGCACGCATTATGGGGGCGGTTAACATTGTCGTGGTTGGCCTGGAGGACGATGTTCCTGTTCGTTTTCCGATTGCGAAAGAACTCGGTGCGACGGCTGTCGTCAATGGCTCCACGGAAGATGTCGTGGCGCGTTGCCAGGCGATCTGCGGGAAAGACAATCTTGGTCTGGTTATCGAATGCTCCGGTGCCAATATCGCCCTGAAACAGGCAATTGAGATGCTGCGGCCTAATGGTGAAGTGGTACGGGTCGGCATGGGTTTCAAACCTCTCGATTTCTCCATTAATGACATTACCGCGTGGAATAAAAGCATTATCGGGCATATGGCCTACGACTCTACTTCCTGGCGAAACGCCATCCGCTTACTTGCCAGCGGGGCCATCAAAGTCAAACCGATGATTACGCACCGGATTGGGCTGTCCCGGTGGCGCGAAGGCTTTGACGCCATGCTCGATAAAACAGCGATCAAAGTCATCATGACCTATGACTTTGATGAGTAA
- a CDS encoding glycoside hydrolase family 18 protein translates to MKLLPLLAALPLLCASVASAGSLMSVGYFNGGGDVTAGPGGDINKLDVRQITHLNYSFGLIYNAEKDETNPALKDPAKLHQIWLSPKVQSDLALLPVLRKQNPRLKVLLSVGGWGARGFSGAAATAQTRAVFIRSAQDIVAKYGLDGIELDWEYPVNGAWGLVESQPADRENFTLLLKELRQAFGKAKLITIAVGANAESPKSWVDVKAIAPLLDYINLMTYDMAYGTQYFNANLYDSKAWPTVAAADKYSVDFVVNNYLAAGLKPRQMNLGIGFYGRVPKRSVEPGIDWSKPDAQKNPVTLPWFGEREIALFKSLGIDLKKDTYVKYNDIVKTFLNDPQKRFTEQWDDEAKVPWLSVKSAAGKELFALSYENPRSVAIKADYIKKRGLAGAMFWEYGADDNNQLAKQLAESLAITP, encoded by the coding sequence ATGAAACTTTTGCCATTGCTGGCAGCACTTCCCCTGCTCTGCGCCTCTGTCGCGTCCGCAGGTTCGCTAATGTCCGTTGGCTATTTTAACGGCGGCGGCGATGTCACCGCGGGACCGGGCGGCGACATCAACAAGCTTGACGTTCGCCAGATAACCCACCTGAACTATTCGTTTGGCCTGATTTACAACGCCGAAAAAGACGAAACCAATCCTGCGCTGAAAGATCCGGCTAAGCTGCATCAGATCTGGCTGTCGCCAAAAGTCCAGTCCGATCTGGCTCTGCTCCCGGTGCTGCGCAAACAAAATCCCAGGCTTAAGGTGCTGCTGTCGGTAGGCGGCTGGGGCGCGCGGGGCTTCTCCGGCGCAGCCGCCACGGCGCAAACGCGGGCGGTGTTTATCCGCTCCGCGCAGGATATTGTCGCGAAATATGGCCTTGACGGCATCGAGCTCGACTGGGAATACCCGGTCAACGGCGCATGGGGGCTGGTGGAAAGCCAGCCTGCGGATCGTGAAAATTTCACCCTGCTGCTGAAAGAACTGCGTCAGGCATTCGGTAAAGCAAAGCTGATCACGATTGCTGTCGGCGCGAATGCGGAAAGTCCGAAAAGCTGGGTGGACGTCAAAGCCATTGCGCCGCTGCTCGATTATATCAATCTGATGACCTACGACATGGCCTACGGGACGCAATATTTCAACGCCAACCTGTATGATTCAAAAGCCTGGCCTACCGTTGCCGCCGCCGATAAATACAGCGTGGATTTCGTGGTCAACAACTACCTGGCCGCCGGCCTGAAGCCCCGGCAGATGAACCTCGGCATCGGCTTTTATGGCCGCGTGCCTAAGCGTTCCGTTGAGCCGGGAATCGACTGGAGCAAACCCGATGCGCAAAAAAATCCGGTTACCCTGCCCTGGTTTGGCGAGCGGGAAATAGCCCTGTTTAAATCACTGGGAATCGATCTGAAAAAAGATACCTACGTGAAGTACAACGACATCGTGAAAACCTTCCTCAACGATCCGCAGAAGCGTTTTACCGAACAGTGGGACGACGAGGCGAAGGTGCCCTGGCTGTCGGTGAAATCAGCCGCAGGCAAAGAGTTATTTGCTCTCTCTTACGAGAATCCGCGTTCGGTGGCGATCAAAGCCGACTACATTAAAAAGCGCGGGCTGGCGGGCGCGATGTTCTGGGAGTACGGCGCGGACGATAATAATCAGTTAGCGAAACAGCTGGCTGAATCCCTGGCGATAACCCCCTGA